CAGACCAAAAAGACGCGGTAGAAGCTTTTATTCAAGAAGTTAGTAGCGAAAGCGAACTGGAACGCACTGCCGAAGATAAACCGAAACGCGGTATTCCCACGGGTGGAAAAGCAATTAATCCTTTTACTGGTGAAGAAATTCCAATCTTAATCGCTGATTATGTCCTCTATGAATATGGAACCGGTGCTGTCATGGGTGTTCCTGCCCACGATGCCCGCGATTTTCAGTTTGCCACCCAGAATCAACTGCCGATCAAACAGGTGATTGTTCCAGAAGGCGAAGACGCCAGTGAGACATTAGAAAATGCCTATACCGAAGCGGGAACGATGATCAATTCTGGTCAGTTTGATCGCCTAAATTCTGTTGAAGGAAAACAAGCTATCATCGACTATGCCGAACAACAAGGCTGGGGGAAAGCGAGAATTCAATATCGCTTGCGTGATTGGTTAATTTCCCGTCAACGCTATTGGGGCGCACCGATTCCCATTATCCATTGTCCCAGTTGTGGGGCAGTTCCCGTTCCCGATGAAGATTTACCGGTTGAACTCCCAGAAAATGTCGAATTTACTGGACGTGGCGGATCTCCTCTCACGCAACTGGAAAGCTGGTTAAATGTCCCTTGTCCTTCTTGTGGGGAACCGGCAAAACGCGAAACCGATACCATGGACACCTTCATTGACTCCTCGTGGTATTTTCTCCGCTACACTGATGCCAACAATAGCGAGGAAGCCTTTAACAAAGAAAAAGTCAATGACTGGATGCCCGTGGATCAATATGTAGGAGGGATTGAACACGCCATCCTGCACTTATTATACTCTCGTTTCTTTACGAAAGTTTTGCGAGACAGAGGACTCTTAAACTGTGATGAACCCTTCCAACGGTTACTTACTCAGGGCATGGTCCAGGCAATTACCTACAAAAACCCTAAAACTGGCAAATATATCCCACTCCAACAGGTTAATGCAGAGGATCCGAAAGACCCCAATACGGGTGATGAGCTTTCTGTATTCTACGAGAAGATGTCGAAGTCGAAATATAACGGCGTAGATCCCTTGGAAGTTTTGGATAAATATGGCGCGGATACGGCGCGGATGTTTATCCTCTTCAAAGCCCCACCCGAAAAAGATTTGGAATGGGATAGTGCCGATGTCGAAGGACAATTTCGCTTCCTCAATAAAGTCTGGCGCTTGGTAATGGAGTTTGTCGATCGCGCTTCCGAAATCCAACCCAAAAATAACGGCGATCTCTCGAAAGAGGAAAAAGACTTACGCCGTGCGATTCATACCGCCATCAAATCGATTTCTGAAGACTTAGAAGGAGATTATCAGTTTAATACTGCAGTTTCCGAATTGATGAAGCTTAATAATGCGCTGAATGAAGCAAAATGCCAGGATTCTCCCATTTATAAAGAAGGAATTGAAGCCTTAGTAAAATTACTTGCCCCCTTTGCTCCCCATCTTACAGAAGAACTCTGGCACGCTTTAGGAAATCAAGAGTCCGTTCATCATCAACCCTGGTTAGAAGCGGATCCCGACGCCTTAACGGTTGATGAGATTAATCTCGTGATTCAAATTAAAGGCAAAACCCGCGGCACCATTCCCGTACCGGCTAATGCCAGTCGGGAACAATTGGAAACCTATGCCCGAGAGTCCGATGCAGCCCAGCGGTATCTGGAAGGAAAAGAGGTGAAAAAAGTGATTGTCGTTCCGGGTAAATTAGTTAATTTTGTGGTTTAAAGCGTTGAACTATTGCTGATGGGAGGAATAACCACTCCTTCCATCAAAACCTTTTCCGGATTCGCATCAAAATGACTGGAATAGCTTGCCTATAATTAAAGGTAAAAGCAGGAAGTTCTAGGAAAAATGTCTCAACTCACGCTCAATTTAGACTCAGTCATTGAATTAAGTCGGGAGCAATTTTATCAAATTTGTCAGGATAATCCGGACTTAAAATTAGAACGGACTGCAACTGGAAATTTAGTGATTATGTCGCCAACTGGTGGAGAAACAGGACGTAAAAATGCCAGTTTAATTGTACAAGTTGGGCTATGGAACGAACAAACACAATTAGGAGAAGTTTTTGATTCTTCCACCGGGTTTAGTCTTCCCAATGGGGCTGACCGTTCCCCTGATGTGGCATGGCTTGAAAAGTCGCGCTGGGAAGCTTTATCGCCACAACAAAAAGAGAAATTTATTCCCCTTTGTCCTGATTTCGTGATTGAACTGCTATCTCCAACAGACAATTTAAAGCACGTGCAAGCCAAAATGCAAGAATACGTAGCAAATGGCTGTCAGCTTGGTTGGTTAATTAATCAAAAACAGAAAACAGTTGAAGTTTATCGTCCGAGGAAAGAAACAGAAATTCTGAATGCACCCGCTTCCCTATCCGGAGAAAATGTTTTACCAAATTTCACTTTAAATTTAAGGAAAGTTTGGTCTTCGTTTCATTAGAAATCGTTTATAAAATACTAAAAATTAATGAGGTAATAACTGATCGCTGTTAAACTGTAGTCTATAAGCTACAGTGAATTATGGAA
The nucleotide sequence above comes from Cyanobacteria bacterium GSL.Bin1. Encoded proteins:
- the leuS gene encoding leucine--tRNA ligase, coding for MASASRYNPADIETKWQQYWLESDADQTPEDPNQPKFYVLSMFPYPSGSLHMGHVRVYTITDVIARWRRMQGYRVLHPMGWDAFGLPAENAAIDRGVHPAQWTNQNIQQMKQQLQQLGLSLDWSREVATCSPDYYKWTQWIFLQFFQAGLAYQKESAVNWDPIDQTVLANEQVDGEGRSWRSGAKVERKLLKQWFLKITAYAEELLNDLEKLSGWPDRVKLMQENWIGKSVGAYLEFPVVEREDKIGVFTTRPDTIYGVTYVVLAPEHPLTPQVTTADQKDAVEAFIQEVSSESELERTAEDKPKRGIPTGGKAINPFTGEEIPILIADYVLYEYGTGAVMGVPAHDARDFQFATQNQLPIKQVIVPEGEDASETLENAYTEAGTMINSGQFDRLNSVEGKQAIIDYAEQQGWGKARIQYRLRDWLISRQRYWGAPIPIIHCPSCGAVPVPDEDLPVELPENVEFTGRGGSPLTQLESWLNVPCPSCGEPAKRETDTMDTFIDSSWYFLRYTDANNSEEAFNKEKVNDWMPVDQYVGGIEHAILHLLYSRFFTKVLRDRGLLNCDEPFQRLLTQGMVQAITYKNPKTGKYIPLQQVNAEDPKDPNTGDELSVFYEKMSKSKYNGVDPLEVLDKYGADTARMFILFKAPPEKDLEWDSADVEGQFRFLNKVWRLVMEFVDRASEIQPKNNGDLSKEEKDLRRAIHTAIKSISEDLEGDYQFNTAVSELMKLNNALNEAKCQDSPIYKEGIEALVKLLAPFAPHLTEELWHALGNQESVHHQPWLEADPDALTVDEINLVIQIKGKTRGTIPVPANASREQLETYARESDAAQRYLEGKEVKKVIVVPGKLVNFVV
- a CDS encoding Uma2 family endonuclease, whose amino-acid sequence is MSQLTLNLDSVIELSREQFYQICQDNPDLKLERTATGNLVIMSPTGGETGRKNASLIVQVGLWNEQTQLGEVFDSSTGFSLPNGADRSPDVAWLEKSRWEALSPQQKEKFIPLCPDFVIELLSPTDNLKHVQAKMQEYVANGCQLGWLINQKQKTVEVYRPRKETEILNAPASLSGENVLPNFTLNLRKVWSSFH